A stretch of Microbacterium caowuchunii DNA encodes these proteins:
- a CDS encoding glycerol-3-phosphate dehydrogenase/oxidase yields MQTERSARTVWSDLVDRPHADVLVIGGGINGLATFRDLAMQGVDVALVERDDFVAGASAASSHMIHGGIRYLENGEFRLVHEAVVERNGLLRIAPHYVRPLQTSIPIFSTFSGILAAPLRFLRHGAGAPRERGAVLIKIGLEIYDSFSRGGGRVPRHAFHGRRRSRELLPALNPGVKYTATYWDASLLDPERLALDVLHDALEGSAGRARAANYVSAVGSRSGAIVLEDAETGEQVEFTASVVVNASGPWTDLTNEALGDGTRYLGGTKGSHIVLDHPELLAATGGREIFFENSDGRIVLIYPLKGRVLVGTTDLEHDMREEIVCTEAEVDYFFDLVRHVFPGIPVSRDHIVYRFAGVRPLPGHGDIAPGFVSRDYRIESAPLPGSDGRVTVLSLVGGKWTTFRALAARLADRTLESLGATRRQSTAGVPIGGGRGYPTSERQRARWLDEHARGLSRARAAELLGRYGTRAVEVIDAITRDPSDAPLRTAAAYSTAELRHLAGTEHVVHLADLLMRRTSLAFTGGAVDAAEEVARTVADVLDWDEPRIAHEVAAGIAAVRRAEPDGAVADAGARGTTVGGAAPEAAASGRG; encoded by the coding sequence ATGCAGACCGAGCGCAGCGCACGAACGGTATGGAGCGATCTGGTGGATCGGCCGCACGCCGACGTGCTGGTCATCGGCGGGGGCATCAACGGCCTCGCCACGTTCCGGGACCTCGCGATGCAGGGTGTCGACGTGGCGCTCGTGGAGCGGGACGACTTCGTCGCCGGTGCGTCCGCCGCGAGCTCGCACATGATCCACGGCGGGATCCGCTACCTCGAGAACGGCGAGTTCCGGCTCGTGCACGAAGCGGTGGTCGAGCGCAACGGACTCTTGCGGATCGCGCCGCACTACGTGCGTCCGCTGCAGACGTCGATCCCCATCTTCTCGACGTTCTCCGGCATCCTCGCCGCCCCCCTGCGGTTCCTGCGGCACGGCGCCGGGGCTCCGCGGGAACGCGGAGCGGTGCTGATCAAGATCGGACTGGAGATCTACGACTCCTTCTCCCGCGGCGGCGGCCGGGTGCCCCGGCACGCGTTCCACGGGCGCCGCCGGTCGCGGGAGCTGCTCCCCGCGCTCAACCCCGGCGTGAAGTACACCGCGACCTACTGGGACGCCTCGCTGCTCGACCCCGAACGGCTGGCGCTGGACGTCCTGCACGACGCCCTCGAGGGCAGCGCCGGGCGGGCCCGCGCGGCGAACTACGTGTCCGCGGTCGGCAGCAGGTCGGGAGCGATCGTGCTCGAGGATGCGGAGACCGGGGAGCAGGTGGAGTTCACCGCATCCGTCGTCGTGAACGCGTCGGGGCCGTGGACGGACCTCACCAACGAGGCGCTCGGCGACGGCACGCGGTACCTGGGCGGGACGAAGGGGTCGCACATCGTGCTGGACCACCCGGAGCTGCTCGCGGCGACCGGAGGCCGGGAGATCTTCTTCGAGAACAGTGACGGCCGGATCGTGCTGATCTACCCCCTGAAGGGCCGCGTGCTGGTGGGGACGACGGATCTCGAGCACGACATGCGCGAGGAGATCGTGTGCACCGAGGCAGAGGTGGACTACTTCTTCGACCTCGTCCGGCACGTCTTCCCCGGCATCCCGGTCTCCCGCGATCACATCGTGTACCGCTTCGCCGGCGTGCGACCCCTCCCCGGGCACGGTGACATCGCGCCCGGCTTCGTCTCGCGCGACTACCGGATCGAGAGTGCCCCGCTGCCCGGATCGGACGGCCGGGTCACCGTGCTGAGCCTGGTCGGCGGTAAATGGACGACGTTCCGGGCGCTCGCTGCGCGGCTCGCCGACCGGACCCTGGAATCGCTCGGGGCGACGCGTCGCCAGAGCACGGCGGGCGTCCCCATCGGTGGGGGCCGGGGATACCCGACCTCCGAGCGCCAGCGGGCGCGTTGGCTGGACGAGCACGCGCGCGGACTGTCCCGCGCCCGGGCGGCGGAACTGCTCGGCCGCTACGGCACGCGGGCGGTCGAGGTGATCGACGCGATCACCCGGGACCCGTCCGACGCGCCGCTGCGGACCGCTGCGGCGTACTCCACCGCGGAGCTCCGGCATCTGGCCGGCACCGAGCACGTCGTGCACCTCGCCGATCTGCTCATGCGACGGACCTCGCTGGCCTTCACCGGCGGCGCCGTGGACGCGGCCGAGGAGGTCGCCCGTACCGTGGCCGACGTGCTCGACTGGGACGAGCCGAGGATCGCGCACGAGGTCGCCGCGGGCATCGCCGCCGTCCGGCGCGCGGAGCCGGACGGCGCCGTCGCGGACGCCGGAGCGCGCGGGACGACGGTGGGCGGGGCCGCACCGGAGGCCGCGGCGAGCGGACGCGGCTGA